The Spirulina subsalsa PCC 9445 region TCCAGAGTTTGGGACGGGCTGCGTTAAGGTGACTCCCGCCCATGATCCCAATGATTTTGAGATGGGAACGCGCCATCAGTTGCCGTTTATTAATATCCTCAATAGAGATGGCACGTTAAATGAAAATGCCGGGGAGTTTGCCGGACAAGACCGTTTCACCGCTCGGAAGAATATTATTAAGCGGTTGGAGATGGACGCGGTGCTGTCGCGGGTGGAAGATTATCGCCATACGGTCCCCTATAGCGATCGCGGCAAAGTCCCCGTTGAACCCCTCCTTTCGACCCAGTGGTTCGTTAAAATCGAACCCCTCGCCCAAAAAGCCTTACAAGAACTGGATCAAAACAATTCCCCCTATTTTGTCCCTGAACGTTGGAAAAAGGTCTATCGGGATTGGTTGGTCAAGTTAAAAGATTGGTGTATTTCCCGTCAGTTGTGGTGGGGGCATCAAATTCCAGCTTGGTATGCGGTGAATTTGACCCAAGGGGAAATTACCGACCATACCCCCTTTGTGGTAGCCCGGAGTGAAGTCGAAGCGTGGGAAAAAGCTAAGGCTAAATTTGGGGATGATGTGGAACTGATGCGGGATCCCGATGCCCTAGATACTTGGTTTTCCTCCGGTTTGTGGCCTTTCTCAACCATGGGCTGGCCCCAAGAAACCGAGGACTTGAGTCAATACTTCCCCAACTCTACCCTTGTGACTGGGTTTGATATTATTTTCTTCTGGGTCGCCCGGATGACGATGATGTCCCGGCATTTCACCGGACAAATGCCCTTTAAGGATGTGTATATTCATGGGCTGGTACGGGATGAAAACGGCAAGAAAATGTCGAAATCCGCCGGAAATGGGATTGATCCTCTGTTGTTAATCAATCGCTATGGGGCCGATGCTCTACGCTATACCTTGATTAAGGAAGTGGCCGGGGCGGGGCAGGATATTAGCCTACAGTATGACCGCAAAACCGATGAGTCGGAATCGGTGGAGGCCTCGCGGAACTTTGCCAATAAACTCTGGAATGCGTCGCGGTTTGTGTTGATGAATTTGGACGGCAAACCCCCGCAAAAATTGGGGATGCCCGATGTGCGAGGGTTGGAATTGAGCGATCGCTGGATTCTCTCCCGCTTTTATCAAGTCGTCGCCCAAACTCGCTCCCACTTGGATCAATACGGGTTAGGAGAAGCCGCCAAAGGCCTCTATGATTTCATTTGGGGCGACTTTTGCGACTGGTATATTGAACTGGTGAAACCCCGTCTCCGGCAAAGTAGCCATTCTAAATCCCGACGAGTGGCACAACAAACCCTCGGTTATGTCTTAGAAGGGATTCTCAAACTCCTTCATCCCTTCATGCCCCACATTACCGAGGAACTCTGGCACACCCTCACCCAACAATCGGGGGAGGTTTTAGCCCTACAACCCTATCCCCAAGTGGACGAAGTGCTAACAGCCTATGACGAAAAACAGCCAAAACTATCAGAACCCGATACTTTAGCCTTTCTGACCCCAAAAACGGCGGATTATGACAATCCTGTTGTACAATTTCTGGCAGACTTGCCTGTTAACACCACCAACCTCCTAAAACACAATCGGCGATCGCTCTGGGTTCTCGGAGCCTTGATTCTGCTCTTGATGCTCCTGCGCTTTGTCTTTGCCGCCCTCGATGCCATCAACGACATTCTCTTCTTAGAACCCGCCTTCCAATTAATTGGACTCCTCTATAGTGGCTGGTTTGTCTATCGTTATTGGGGACGAGTTGAGGATCGTCAGAAAACATGGGAACGGGGTAAAGCTTGGATCGGCAAAATGATCGACTTAACCCCCCATATTGCCCCCGAGACTCCCGCCATTTTTCCCTTAGAGGAGTCCACCCCACAACCCACCTCACCAACAGCTTCAGTGTCCCCCCAAACGCTAATAGATCCTAAACTTGAACAGGATTTTGAGCTAATTATTAGTACAATTCGGGTTGTTCGCAATTTGCGCGCTGAAGCGGGCATTAAACCCGGTGCAACGGTTTCCATGATTCTCCAAAGTGAGAACGAAACCGAGCGGGAGGTGTTAACCGCAGGTCAAGTTTATATCCAAGACGTTGGCAAAGGGGAAAAAGTCCAAATTACCCCCAGCTTAGATCAAGAATATGGACAGGCCTTTGCCGGAGTTGTCGGCACGATTCAAGTCCTGATTCCATTACAAGGGTTAGTTGACATTGAGGCGCTTTGTGCCAAGCTAGAAAAGGACTTGAGCAAGGTAGAGGGGGATGTGCAATCCCTCACGGCTCGTCTAAAAAATCCCAATTTTGTCAATAAAGCACCTGCCGCCGTCGTGCAAGGCACAAGGGACAGTCTAGCGGAAGCCGAACAACAAGCTAAAATTTTGCGCGATCGCTTGGTGCGTCTTCAATAATCGCTCTCTGTTTGCTTAACCAATCACCCACAACGAACCAAGGCGATGTTACACCTGGCACAAGTACAAAAAAAGTCGGCATCAGACGCACTAGAACTTAAATTATTGGCGGAACAAACCGCCGAGGATGTTTGGATTCTCGGTGAAGCTCAATCAATTCCTGTGGGGGATGAGGTCTTCGCGAATCCCCTCAGTGATGGTTTACTGGTTCTAGTGGAATTGAACGAAAATCACGAGATTTTGAAGATTGAAAACGCGGCCGACTGGGTGATTGAACTGGTGCAGAAGGTGTCTAAAAATCAAAGTGCGGCCGCGAGTTGGTTAAGTGAAGCCGAAGCCCAAATTGAGCAGTGGCGGCAAGAACTCACCCTCAAAAGTCAGGAAATTAGCATTAAACTGTTAGAAGTGGAAACCCGCCGGGAGCAGATAGAAGACAGTTTACAGAAGGAAAAAGCCCAACTGGAAAAGGAAAAAGCCGAAATGAAAGCCAACTTGGGGGATAGTGAGCCGTAAACGCAAGCCTAATCAACTTTGCGCACTCGTCCTGTGCTACCGTCCAACTCTACCCAGTCCCCATCCTGTAACCATTGGGTAATCCCGGGCAGAGAAATCACGGCCGGAAGACCTAACTCCCGAGAAACGATGGCCGCGTGGGATAATAAACTCCCTCGCTCGACTAATAACCCAATAGCGAGGGGAAAGAGTAAAATCCAACCGGGATCTGTGCGTTCTGCGACTAAGATTGTACCGGGTTGGAGGGGTGGGCGACTGGTCAAGGCTTGCTGGGGATTGGTGATGATGCGCACGGGACCCCGCACAATGCCGGGGGAACAGCCTAATCCTTGTTTGCTGTCGGTGGTGACGCTGGAAACAGGGGTGAGGGGTGGGGCTGCCCGGTTTAAACTGGGGGGGCCGAAGGTGGCAATGCGATCGCCTAAACCAGAACTACGGCGATAATCCTCAAACTCGGCCTGACGTAGCACTACTAAATCTTTCACCCGATTACAGGTGCTAGTCCCCTCCAACAGGGCGAGAATTTCCCCCACTTCTAAGTAAAAAATATCCCGAGGCTGTTGTAACAGGTCAAGGGTATAAAACCGTTGCCCCAACTCTAAGAATAATTGCCGCGCTCGACCAAAAACCCGGGTTCGTTCAAAGCGCAGGTTTTCCCGTTGCCGTAACCGTTGCCGAGCATTGACTAACACCCATTTAAACAGCAAACGACGCAGGGGATAGCGGCGTAAAATTCGACGCACCCGCAAGGCCGCCGGCTCCGGGATACGAGTGAGGGCGGAGGAGGTGTGACGATGGATGGGGTGAGCCAAGGCCCCAATCGTCCGCAAGAGGGGCAGGGGATTTTCAGATAGGGTGGGGCTTTCTAGTTTCAGTTCGTCTAGGCAGCGATCGCTAAACTTGTGCAAATAGTCCTCATAGCTGGACTTAAACTCAGGAAACTGCTCAATAGCCCCTAGGATGCGCTCTAACGGCTCTTGACTCAACATTTCGATGAATTTGAGGTGAGGGGCAGCCAACGCCGCCATTGCGCGGATTCTCTGGGCGGGTTCCGCGCTAATCATGCCCCCCCGTTGGGTCAGGAGGCCATTTTGTAGGGTGCCGTCCCTATCCTCACACCATTTCTCCGTTAACTGGCGCAACAGGCCATAGAAAATCATGGCAAAAAAATCATTGAGGATGGGGGCATCCCAACGGGGCAGGAGTTGACGGGAGAGGGTGCGGTAATATTGGGCGAGGTCTTCTGGGGTCAGGGTGGAAAAGTCGGGGGTGTTGCTGAGAGTGCGCTGGAGACGACGGTTAAAACGGCGGATTTTTAGGGGCAGGAGGAGGTAGTTGAGGATTAAGCCCAGTAACGTCCGCAACAGGTGGCCGCTATCTTGGAGACGTTGGACCCAAGAACTTTGATTGAGACTTTGCACAATCTCCTCGGGTAGGGATTCCTTGACCCCCATCATTTGTTCCATAAAAGCCCGATTGAGGCGAAATCCGGGCAGGAGGGCTAGGACACGATACCAGTTGAGGAGATTGTAATAAATGCGCCCTTCTAGCAGCCCAATCATGTTTTCAAAGGTGGTCTGATGTTCCGCAATCCGTCGGGGAGAAACCCCCATTAAGCGGCAAAATTGGCGGTAGACTTCCTCATAGGCTTGTCGGGCAAAGGAGAAGGTAAGGGGAGTTGTCACCCCACTATAACTTTCCGCAATGTTGCTATTATCCCAGAGACGGTAAACCCCGGTTGTGGGAGGGAGTGGGGGTAAAGCCGTAATGGGGCGGGCTTGGAGGATGTAGGTCTGTTGATTGACCCGGGCCCATTCGATATCTTGGGGACTGCCCAACTGATGGCTAATTTGCCGGGTCAGGGTGGCTAAACGCTGGAGTTGTTCATCGTTGAGGGTGGGACTGTGTAGAAGGTCGGCGGGCAGTTGACAGCGTTCGACTTCTCCCTGTTTGTTGAGGCGATAACAGAGGCGTTTTTCGGCGAGGTGACGCTGAATGATTTGGTTTTGGGGGTCGAGGAGAAAGTGATCTCCGTCCCACTCCCCGGAAACTAGGGCGTTGCCTAGACCGTAGACGGCGTTAATAGTCACCCAATTCCGTCGTCCGGTGATGGGGTCGGCAGCAAAGGATACCCCGGCCACGGTGGGATTAAGCATCTGCTGGATAATGACGGCCGGGGGGGTGGGAAGATGGGGGAGGCTTTGCTGTTGTCGGTAACTGAGGGTGCGATCGCTAAAGGCCGATTGCCAAACTTGGGCAATTTTGCTATATAAATCCTCGGGGGCAACCCCCAGAAAACTCTCTAGTTGCCCGGCAAAAGATTGTTTTTCCCCGTCCTCCTCCACAGCCGAAGACCGCACCGCAAACCGTCCCCCATAGGGAAATAATTCCGCTAACGCTTGTAAAATTTCTAACTTGACCCCATCCCCGACCTTTAACTCCCCCAGAAAGTCAGGGAGGGACTTGATTTGAGTCAGGGGCAGTTGGGCGAGGGTCTGAAATTGACCCCGCTGGACTTGGGTGAGACTGTCGAGGAAAGCGAGGGGGGTGAGAATGAAGCCCGTCGGGACGAGGAAGCCTTTTTGGTATAGTTGCGCGATCGCACAACCTTTTCCCCCCATTTGGGATGCGATCGCCTTATCCTGTAAACGGCAAATGTATTTCATAGCGCAATAACAGGGGAATCACCCCCAACCCCAAATAGGTAAACAAAACCCACAATCCAGACATCAGATTAATCCATTTTGCACTTTTCCGCGTCGGATGATTAAAAAACGAATAGGCCACCACACTCGCCCCAACTCCTAACACCAACAAAATTAAATTCATCGGTCGCACAAAATCAATTTGTTTCGCCGTCCAAAACGTCGCCACAGCACTACAACAAATCACCGTCACCCACACCAAAACCGCATTATCCCGTCCCCACAACGCACTATAACTATCAACCCCCACCTCCTCATCATTCGGACCGCGAATCTTTCGCCCAATTTCTAAAATTAACCCATTCGTCGCCGTAGTCATTAAAAACCAAATCACCGCCGGAGGAATTGCACTATTCATCAACAACCAATCACAAGCCGTCGCATACAAAGCAATCAGGGGGACAATCACATTATGGGTCAACAAATACGCCACCGGATGGGCTTTCAGGCGTTTATACAAGAAAAAATCCTGACTCATTAACACAAAATAGAACCAAACCACACTTAAAAGAATCGCCAAACTGCGACTCATATAAAGTGCCAGTCCCAACTGAGCAAACAGACTAAAAACCCCCAACAATCCCAATTCCTTTAAACTCACCAACCCCCGAGGAACCGGACGATAAGGCCGATAAATCCGGTCATCATCAAAATCTTTAAACTCATCCGTAATCCGCAACAGCAGAAAAAACAAAAACGTGCTAACGGCAGCCACCGTCAGAGATTCAAACGTCGGAAACTGTTCCCGCAATAAAGCCGAATAACTAACCGCAGACGTGCTAAAAACCAGAATCAGTATCCCATTACTAAAAAGGGGAAACCGTTCTTGTTGATAAATCCACCATCGCTTTAACATTATCAGATCCGGTGAAATCTAGGAGACGAAACAAACAAACGACCGAACAAACACAATTTGAGCAATCTGCTTAAGGAAAAAACATTCAACCAAACTCTAAGAGAAGAGCTTGAGCGAAACATCCCTCAGAAGGGACTGCACAATACTCTGTCCTTCCCTAGTGTAATCCAAAAAGCCCCCCCGTTGAGCATTTCCCTAGTCTTGTGTCCCCATTGCAACAGCCAACTCCCTCCCCCCCTCAATTTCCTCCTCCGTCCACCCTTTAGCCCCTAAGCGCCTGTCAATCTGACTCTCACTTAACCCCTTGTGTCTTGCCTGCCGGATATAATTCCCGAGAGCCTTCTGTTGAGGAGTCGGCCCCGCCGCCACTTCCTCACGAGTCCTAGACCATTGAGATGATAACGACTCCACCACCATTAAACAGATTAAACCCACCGCAAAACAGACAGGCAGCCACAAAGCTAGACTAATTCCAAAGGTACAAATCACCGAAAAGAAAATAACAACCACAGCATTATTCACTCCCCCCACAGAAATAGACAACAGGACGAATACAATTAACGCCCCTAACGGAGTAGCCTTAAAAACCCGAGAAACCGTTTTTGGATTGTCATTAGTCATAACGCAAAATTATCCGCAATATTCAAAACTGCAATGTCAAACAAAACGTCCCCTATCCCATTTAACCTAGGGTCAAACCTCACAGACGATTATCTAGGGTAATTTCCCAGTAACGAATAAAAGAAATAATCAAACCCAAATAACAGGGCACCGCAAAAACTACCTCAATGGGAATGTTCAATTGCGGCACAGTAAAGCCAACAAAACTCGACATAGCACTATCTCCATACACTCGATAGCCTTGGTTAATTAACGCAGTTTCTAATAATAGAATAAACGTTCCCGCAACACCTAACGCCAAGAAAAAACGCCCCCAAGTCGGATAGTGCAGGAAATATTTCTCTACAACCAAAGCCGTTACACCAATAATAGCCACCCAAGCGACAATCAAAACAACAGTAATATCAAATACTAAATAAGACCAACGAGGAAACCCTAAATTGTCCACAATTGGCTGCACCAACATCTCTAATAAAAACACGGCCAACAAAGCTAGTCCAAGACTGCGTAACCAATTACGGTACTTAATCGGCACAAAAGGTTCATCGCCTAACACCAACATCCAGTATTTATGAAAAGCAATCACTAACCCTGTAAAGACAGGTGTGTAATAAAAAACCTCAACAATCGGCACACCAAAAACAAAGAGATTAACCATATCCCTCAAAACTTCTGGAGCATAGGAACGTATGCCAAGATTAACGACAATTATCTCCAAAATCGTCACTGCAACAATTAAAAAACCCAAATAGACTAAAAAACGTTTGGGGGTTTTCCACCCACTAAACAGACGATCAACAACCGTAATAATCGTTAAAATTAAACCAGTCCAACAGAGCAATAAAATCCAACTCACATCATCGTAAATATACGCCCATTCCCCCATATGATGATTATTCCACATCGGAGCAGTAAACAACTCAAACAACAAAACTCCAACCGCCATCGTAAGAAACTGCTGCCACCACTGCTTCTCAATTTTCGAGATAAACCAAACGCTGGCAATAAAACCTAGGATTACAATTATCTCAAAAATAATAATCGGTAACGTCGCCGTTTTCGTAAAAGAACAAGCGGCGGCAAGGGGAAGAGAGGGGAGGATTAAGACCATATATTCTAACAGTCCAAAAAGGTTAAAAATTTAGAGCAAGTTTGGCTAAATCGTTCAACAGTAATCAGTGATGAGCATAGGTCATGAGAACTCGAATGAAGCGATTTTGATTAGGCATTATTTCCTAATATAGCAATTTCCCTACTGGCGAGGTACAGAGTCTCTAGTTTGAGGGAACAGAGCGTCTAACAAAGGTCTACCTCATGAGTCGCGAAAACACTATAATCGCAATAATTGTTTACTGATCACTGTTGACTGATAACTGTTCAGATGCTCCGGCAGAAACGACCGCTTTTTCCCGGTATTCTGCATCTTTAATTTTACAGCCCCCCCATTTTGCTTGACAAAACTCAGGCAATGTGGTAAGGCGTTCCCAAAGTTTCCAGAGGGGAGTTTCTAGAATATTACCAAATTTTCCATGGTTGAAATCACAAGACATCACATCCCCATAGGGCGACACATAAAAGTAACTGGTGCCACAGGAACACCCTACACTGCGATAACTGGTGAAATAGGCAAAGAAAACCACTCCCGGATACTGGGGATTTTGATTATAACGTTGGGCAGACTGAATCATTTCTTCGACCCAATCATCTGCATTTACTAGGTCTTGCCTATCTTGATATCTTCCCGAGGGCATGGCATCAAAAACTAACAGTTCATGCACGCCCAATTCTTTGGCAAGGTTAACCATTTTATGAAATTCCCCTTGTTGATAAGATTCAGGGGTTATAGTGGTGGAAATTCCCACAGAAAAGCCTAGTTTTTTGGCTTTGGCGATGCCCTGAATAGCGCGGTCAAAAAGTCCAGCTTTGCCGCGAAAACTATCATGTTCTTGAGCCGTTGCCCGGTCAATGCTAACATAAACACTGTCTAATCCAGCTTGTTTTAAGAGTTTAGCTTGCTGGGCTAAATCCCAACCATTGGTAAATAAAACGGTGGTGGATAAACTTTTATCAACGCTGGCGATAATTTGGGCTAAATCGGGGTGCATTAAAGGTTCTCCCCCCACAAAGTTAATGATAGAAACCCCTAGATTTTGCGCGTCTTGAATAAGTTTTTGGATTTGGGGTAAGGTGAGGGTTTCCCGGTGAGGTTCTTCGACGGCATTAAAAAAGCTACAATGCTGGCAAGTGACGTTACAAACATCATTGACGGCAAAACTCATTAAGTTGGGCAAGTTTTTATTTTGAATGGTGCGGTACAAAGCCCGGGCAATAAAGTTAGCGGCAGGAGGGCTAAAAACGGCTGGGGTGGAGAGAGAATAGACGGGGTATCCGTTGCGAAAGTGAATAATTTTGTTGTGGTTTAGATAAATTTTGTAAATAATATTGACAAAATCGCTGCTATAGTCCAGGGCTTTGGTTAGGAGAAACCAACGTAGGCGGAGAGAGTTGAGAATCTGAGTTAGTTTCATATCGCTTTCCTAAGTAGGGCTTGCTGAATAACTTTGCTCCGGGTGGGGAACGGGAAGGGGGAGAGAGAGTCGGAAAAAAGCAAGCCTTTTTGATTCTTTATCGCTAAAACCTTGCACTTTCTGGCTCCCAATCGAAGACCTTATTAACAGTGCTTGGAGGGATATTAAGCAGACCCTAAATAAAATTCATAGGAGACAGCCCCCCGTCCGGCGGCTAGCAGGAGAATTGAAGGGAATGCTTATGGCAACTCGACCGACGTAGGTTTAGCAATATGAGGCAGACCCCAGCCTAATTTTTCCCGTAAAATGCGGAAAAACTCCGGTCGTTGGAGACGGATAAACCGCGCCCCATACTCAGCCTTGTGAACTTGTACGGAGTCTTGAGGCAGTACCGCACAGCCTCCATTACCATCAACTACCATGACCATAGAGGTAGGATTAGCGGGGAAAATCTGCACTCGTTCTTGATTGGAGAAGACCAAAGCGCGAGAAGCGAGGGAGTGGGGACAAATGGGGATTAACTGTAACACCGGAACCCCCGGAGTCACCACGGGTCCCCCGGCACTGAGAGAATAAGCGGTTGACCCCGTTGGGGTGGAAATAATCACCCCATCGGCAGCAATATCCACTGGGGCATGATGACCAATTTGAATTTCAAAATGGCACATACTGGTTAAGGGTTCCCGGTGGAGAACCATCTCATTTAAACAGAGAGCCTCCCAGATTAAGCGTTCCTCTCGCCAAACCTGCACCCGTAACATGGTGCGGTCTTCAACGTGGTAGTCTCCAGCCATTAACTGGTCTACGGCCTGACTCAGTTGGGACACATAGGTTTCCGTTAAAAAGCCCATGTGTCCTGTATTCACCGTTAATAGAGGAATGCCACACAAGGCGACCTGACGACAGGCGGCTAACACAGTCCCATCTCCGCCCAAGACAATCCCGAAGTCAATATCTTGATTAAAGCCTTCAGGAATTAATTGGTCAATGGGTGTGTAGTCTTGGCGTTTGTCGGTCTTGGCGTAGCCTAGAATGCCGCCAAAACTGGAAGTCGTCACCACTTCACAACCTTTTGCAAGTAGCTCGTCGCTTAACTCCTCAGCAACGCGGCAAGCCATCGGTTTTATGTCGTTATAAATAATGCCGATTTTTGGCACGATACCCCATCCAGTAAAATCCAGTGATGAGAAAAGCGACTAAGATTTAGTCTTAGATTTAAACGGCGACTTCTGCCGTTTTTTCTTTTGCTTCTGTTTTTCCTTTTCATAGCCAATTTCTTTCAGCTTTTTCATAATCCGGCTGAAATACTCTTGTAGGTAGCTTTCCAAGGTGGTTGTCTCGCCTGGGTTAAACCCAAACACTTGATAGACTTCCTCCATTGAAGCATCTAGGGGTTGATTGCTGGCCAAAACCTCCGCAAAGGCTAAACGGTCTGAGACATTCCACCCCCATTGAAAGAAGCGTAGCACGCGACGGATACCGCGTAAAACAGGTAATTCTAAACGGGCTGTTCTGGCGGTTTGTCCAGATAATCGTTCACAGAGATTAATGATTTCGTAGGCGCCCCAGGCCCTTGTGCCGACAACGGGGAAGCTGCGTTTTTCGGTTTCGGGTAAGGTTAGGGCGCGGACGGCAAATTTGGCTACATCTAGGGTGTCCATATAGGCAATGGGTGCGCCCGCCCCTGTGACCCAGACGACTTGATTATCTAAAATTGGAACGGCGTACTGACCGATTAAGCCCTGCATAAAGCCACAAGGTCTTAAGATGGTGTAGTTTAAGCCAGATTCCGCTAAGAACTGTTCGGTGCAGTGCTTAATGTTCATAAGCGGAACTTTGGGGAATTTTTCCGCGTTCAAAATGGAGAAGAAGATATAGCGTTCAATGCCTGCGGCCTTAGCGGCTTGGATGAGGGCGACTTTTCCCTCCCAATCGACTCGTTGGATGCGGAGGGAGTCGGTCGCCCTTGCAGTTGCCGCATCAATGATGACTTGAATCCCGGAGAGGGCATCCGGGAGGGTTTCGGGTTTACATAAGTCCCCTTGAACCAATTCGGCCCCCCACTCTTTCAAAAAGGTTGCTTTTCTCAGATTTCTTACGAGGCAGCGAACCTGATGACCTTCATCAAGAGCGCGACGAGCAACCTGTCTCCCCAAGGTGCCAGTAGCACCCACCACCAGAACTTCCATTTAATATTAAAGGCTCATCTTAATGTTTCTACACAATTCTATCAGAATTTGGAAACGGGGGGGAGGGGGAGTCGGGAGTCAGGAGTCGGGGAGCAGGGGGGCAGGGGAGCAGGGGAATAGTGAATCGCTAAAACTCTTGACTATTGCGTTTTCCCGACTCCCGATTCCCTATTACCTATTACTTATTCCCTCTTGCAAGAGTGCCTGTTCCCCGTTCCCTGATTGAGTGAACTACCCCACCCTGCCGAGGCGCGAGGATGGAGCTTCCTGATTCAATGGGAAGTGCTTTCTCTACCGAAATATAGCGAGTCTTATCTTCCCTCCCCAGGCAGAAGTCCTAGTTCCTAAGACCCAAATCTTCTCTTGCAACACAGCCCTTTTTAGCTTGGTTTTCGTTTTGGGAGTTAGTGGTCAAGTCCATCCCCTCCCTGCAAGCGAGGAAGGGGAATTCCGCAACATTTTTGTTAAAGGAGTCCTTCTTTGTGACCCATGAGGGAGATTAAATCTAAAACCCGGCAGGAGTAGCCCCACTCGTTGTCATACCAGGAGACGACTTTAAAGAAATGATCGTTCAGTTCAATCCCGGCTCCTGCGTCAAAGATGCTGGAATGGGGATCTCCTTTGAAGTCCATAGAAACTACTTCGTCTTCGGTGTAGGCGAGGAAGCCTTGCATGGGGCCTTCGGCGGCGGCTTTCATGGCGGCGCAGATTTCTTGATAGGAGGTGGCTTTTTCCGTTTTGAAGGTGAGGTCAACGACGGAGACATCTGGGGTGGGAACTCGGAAGGCCATCCCGGTGAGTTTGCCTTTTAAT contains the following coding sequences:
- a CDS encoding PEP/pyruvate-binding domain-containing protein, which gives rise to MKYICRLQDKAIASQMGGKGCAIAQLYQKGFLVPTGFILTPLAFLDSLTQVQRGQFQTLAQLPLTQIKSLPDFLGELKVGDGVKLEILQALAELFPYGGRFAVRSSAVEEDGEKQSFAGQLESFLGVAPEDLYSKIAQVWQSAFSDRTLSYRQQQSLPHLPTPPAVIIQQMLNPTVAGVSFAADPITGRRNWVTINAVYGLGNALVSGEWDGDHFLLDPQNQIIQRHLAEKRLCYRLNKQGEVERCQLPADLLHSPTLNDEQLQRLATLTRQISHQLGSPQDIEWARVNQQTYILQARPITALPPLPPTTGVYRLWDNSNIAESYSGVTTPLTFSFARQAYEEVYRQFCRLMGVSPRRIAEHQTTFENMIGLLEGRIYYNLLNWYRVLALLPGFRLNRAFMEQMMGVKESLPEEIVQSLNQSSWVQRLQDSGHLLRTLLGLILNYLLLPLKIRRFNRRLQRTLSNTPDFSTLTPEDLAQYYRTLSRQLLPRWDAPILNDFFAMIFYGLLRQLTEKWCEDRDGTLQNGLLTQRGGMISAEPAQRIRAMAALAAPHLKFIEMLSQEPLERILGAIEQFPEFKSSYEDYLHKFSDRCLDELKLESPTLSENPLPLLRTIGALAHPIHRHTSSALTRIPEPAALRVRRILRRYPLRRLLFKWVLVNARQRLRQRENLRFERTRVFGRARQLFLELGQRFYTLDLLQQPRDIFYLEVGEILALLEGTSTCNRVKDLVVLRQAEFEDYRRSSGLGDRIATFGPPSLNRAAPPLTPVSSVTTDSKQGLGCSPGIVRGPVRIITNPQQALTSRPPLQPGTILVAERTDPGWILLFPLAIGLLVERGSLLSHAAIVSRELGLPAVISLPGITQWLQDGDWVELDGSTGRVRKVD
- a CDS encoding NAD(+) kinase gives rise to the protein MPKIGIIYNDIKPMACRVAEELSDELLAKGCEVVTTSSFGGILGYAKTDKRQDYTPIDQLIPEGFNQDIDFGIVLGGDGTVLAACRQVALCGIPLLTVNTGHMGFLTETYVSQLSQAVDQLMAGDYHVEDRTMLRVQVWREERLIWEALCLNEMVLHREPLTSMCHFEIQIGHHAPVDIAADGVIISTPTGSTAYSLSAGGPVVTPGVPVLQLIPICPHSLASRALVFSNQERVQIFPANPTSMVMVVDGNGGCAVLPQDSVQVHKAEYGARFIRLQRPEFFRILREKLGWGLPHIAKPTSVELP
- a CDS encoding radical SAM/SPASM domain-containing protein: MKLTQILNSLRLRWFLLTKALDYSSDFVNIIYKIYLNHNKIIHFRNGYPVYSLSTPAVFSPPAANFIARALYRTIQNKNLPNLMSFAVNDVCNVTCQHCSFFNAVEEPHRETLTLPQIQKLIQDAQNLGVSIINFVGGEPLMHPDLAQIIASVDKSLSTTVLFTNGWDLAQQAKLLKQAGLDSVYVSIDRATAQEHDSFRGKAGLFDRAIQGIAKAKKLGFSVGISTTITPESYQQGEFHKMVNLAKELGVHELLVFDAMPSGRYQDRQDLVNADDWVEEMIQSAQRYNQNPQYPGVVFFAYFTSYRSVGCSCGTSYFYVSPYGDVMSCDFNHGKFGNILETPLWKLWERLTTLPEFCQAKWGGCKIKDAEYREKAVVSAGASEQLSVNSDQ
- a CDS encoding UbiA family prenyltransferase, yielding MLKRWWIYQQERFPLFSNGILILVFSTSAVSYSALLREQFPTFESLTVAAVSTFLFFLLLRITDEFKDFDDDRIYRPYRPVPRGLVSLKELGLLGVFSLFAQLGLALYMSRSLAILLSVVWFYFVLMSQDFFLYKRLKAHPVAYLLTHNVIVPLIALYATACDWLLMNSAIPPAVIWFLMTTATNGLILEIGRKIRGPNDEEVGVDSYSALWGRDNAVLVWVTVICCSAVATFWTAKQIDFVRPMNLILLVLGVGASVVAYSFFNHPTRKSAKWINLMSGLWVLFTYLGLGVIPLLLRYEIHLPFTG
- a CDS encoding valine--tRNA ligase; its protein translation is MTAKTPNLATQYDPVATEAKWQQYWEEHHVFQADPSVGGETYSIVIPPPNVTGSLHMGHAFNTSLLDTLVRYHRMLGKNTLCLPGTDHASIAVQTILERQLREEGKTRDDIGREKFLERAWAWRESSGGTIVNQLRRIGLSADWSRERFTMDSGVSEAVLEAFVRLYDEGLIYRGQYMVNWCPASQSAVSDLEVENKEVDGFLWYLRYPLSDGTGSVEVATTRPETMLGDTGVAVNPNDPRYKALIGKTLTLPIVGRKIPIFADELVDPEFGTGCVKVTPAHDPNDFEMGTRHQLPFINILNRDGTLNENAGEFAGQDRFTARKNIIKRLEMDAVLSRVEDYRHTVPYSDRGKVPVEPLLSTQWFVKIEPLAQKALQELDQNNSPYFVPERWKKVYRDWLVKLKDWCISRQLWWGHQIPAWYAVNLTQGEITDHTPFVVARSEVEAWEKAKAKFGDDVELMRDPDALDTWFSSGLWPFSTMGWPQETEDLSQYFPNSTLVTGFDIIFFWVARMTMMSRHFTGQMPFKDVYIHGLVRDENGKKMSKSAGNGIDPLLLINRYGADALRYTLIKEVAGAGQDISLQYDRKTDESESVEASRNFANKLWNASRFVLMNLDGKPPQKLGMPDVRGLELSDRWILSRFYQVVAQTRSHLDQYGLGEAAKGLYDFIWGDFCDWYIELVKPRLRQSSHSKSRRVAQQTLGYVLEGILKLLHPFMPHITEELWHTLTQQSGEVLALQPYPQVDEVLTAYDEKQPKLSEPDTLAFLTPKTADYDNPVVQFLADLPVNTTNLLKHNRRSLWVLGALILLLMLLRFVFAALDAINDILFLEPAFQLIGLLYSGWFVYRYWGRVEDRQKTWERGKAWIGKMIDLTPHIAPETPAIFPLEESTPQPTSPTASVSPQTLIDPKLEQDFELIISTIRVVRNLRAEAGIKPGATVSMILQSENETEREVLTAGQVYIQDVGKGEKVQITPSLDQEYGQAFAGVVGTIQVLIPLQGLVDIEALCAKLEKDLSKVEGDVQSLTARLKNPNFVNKAPAAVVQGTRDSLAEAEQQAKILRDRLVRLQ